Proteins from one Myxococcales bacterium genomic window:
- a CDS encoding 2-oxo acid dehydrogenase subunit E2, giving the protein MSNFEFKLPDIGEGVTEGEIVNWLVNEGDAVREDQEMVEVMTDKATVTIGAPKAGRILRLGGKVGDIVPVGQVLVVIEMGAGAVASAAAPSAVAAAPAPAQKKDDGPAATAVGDIREDLPGMNQMAQRKPAAAAVSPKNGGYFNDKPLAAPATRKLAREMGVDLKRVPPSGPVGRVLREDVERFAVSIKAPTPLIHMPAAEVSVHQAVTLVPRAEPAQPVKRPEIVGPSRQAGDQRVPIRGMRKRIYDNMARSKHTAAHFTYVDECDVTGLKALRERTRAYAERDGVKLTFLPFIVKAVVAALKRHPALNCLVDDVAGEMVLKGSYDIGIAAATEAGLIVPVLRNADRLSIVEIGSELERMGADARAGKIRKEDLGGSSFTITSLGKLGGLFATPIVNYPEVAILGVHEMKRRPVVKDDQIVIGDVMLLSLSFDHRIVDGHVGAAFAREIVDLLEQPERLLIAMS; this is encoded by the coding sequence ATGAGTAACTTCGAGTTCAAGCTCCCCGACATCGGCGAAGGCGTCACCGAGGGAGAGATCGTCAACTGGCTCGTCAACGAGGGCGACGCGGTCCGCGAGGATCAAGAGATGGTCGAGGTGATGACCGACAAGGCCACGGTCACCATCGGTGCTCCCAAGGCCGGACGCATCCTCCGCCTCGGCGGCAAGGTCGGCGATATCGTGCCCGTCGGGCAGGTGCTGGTCGTGATCGAGATGGGCGCGGGTGCCGTCGCGAGCGCTGCCGCGCCGAGCGCGGTTGCTGCTGCGCCGGCGCCAGCGCAAAAGAAGGACGACGGTCCGGCGGCGACCGCGGTGGGTGACATCCGGGAGGACCTGCCCGGCATGAACCAGATGGCGCAACGCAAGCCCGCGGCGGCGGCGGTGAGCCCGAAGAACGGCGGTTACTTCAACGACAAACCGCTGGCCGCGCCGGCCACGCGCAAGCTCGCGCGGGAGATGGGCGTCGACCTCAAGCGAGTCCCGCCGAGCGGTCCCGTGGGGCGGGTGCTCCGGGAGGACGTCGAGCGCTTCGCGGTGAGCATCAAGGCGCCGACCCCGCTGATTCACATGCCCGCCGCCGAGGTATCGGTGCACCAGGCGGTGACACTGGTGCCTCGGGCCGAGCCCGCGCAACCGGTGAAGCGCCCCGAGATTGTGGGGCCCAGCCGCCAGGCCGGAGACCAGCGTGTCCCGATCCGCGGCATGCGCAAGCGCATCTACGACAACATGGCTCGCAGCAAACACACTGCGGCCCACTTCACCTACGTCGACGAGTGCGACGTGACGGGGTTGAAGGCGTTGCGGGAACGCACGCGGGCGTACGCCGAGCGGGACGGGGTGAAGCTGACGTTCTTGCCGTTCATCGTGAAGGCCGTGGTCGCAGCGCTGAAGCGGCACCCGGCTCTGAACTGCCTGGTCGACGACGTCGCCGGAGAGATGGTGCTGAAGGGCAGCTACGACATCGGGATCGCGGCGGCGACGGAGGCCGGGCTGATCGTTCCCGTCCTGCGCAACGCCGACCGGCTCAGCATCGTCGAGATCGGAAGCGAGCTCGAGCGGATGGGCGCGGACGCTCGCGCGGGCAAGATCCGCAAGGAAGATCTCGGCGGCTCGTCCTTCACCATCACCTCGCTCGGGAAGCTCGGAGGCCTGTTCGCCACGCCCATCGTCAACTACCCGGAGGTCGCCATCCTCGGTGTTCACGAGATGAAGCGCCGACCCGTGGTGAAGGACGATCAGATCGTGATCGGTGACGTCATGTTGCTCAGCTTGAGCTTCGATCACCGGATCGTCGACGGCCACGTCGGAGCGGCTTTTGCCCGGGAGATCGTCGATCTTCTGGAGCAGCCCGAGCGACTGCTGATCGCAATGAGCTGA
- a CDS encoding protein kinase: MAARLIDVDSEGRQIVDRYELVAEIASGGMATVFLARLSGVGGFQRLVAIKRLHPHLASEKEFVDMFLDEARLAAGIHHPNVVPILEVGASPRGYYLAMEYIEGDTLARLLARAATSGQRIPAPIVVRVVLDMLAGLHAAHELKDEMGQPTELVHRDVSPQNVLVGGDGVCRITDFGVARAATRLSGTRVGQLKGKIAYMAPEQALGQADIDRRADVFASGIVLWEVLAGRRLFKADNEAATLSRVLNDPISNLQAVCPDVDPELSEVVMKALERDREKRFATAAQFADAIERVASRAGVLASPKELAAYVASVIGDEIAQQRDAVRAWLARSEPSQISGLGYGPISSSVSSAAMFVPGGDMTLAEPRSLSHVTLVAPPPRPGRTALFVGIGVAVALVLGVGVFFLGRSSHVEVTQGAAPQPTVTSPVAPPEPSAAGTAAPPASAELAPSATPLPSASQAPVSKKPTPAVSQKPANPSHAPGPGEELPSNPYR, from the coding sequence ATGGCCGCCCGGTTGATCGACGTCGACAGCGAAGGCCGGCAGATCGTCGATCGTTACGAGCTGGTCGCCGAGATCGCCTCCGGCGGCATGGCCACGGTGTTCCTCGCGCGCCTCTCCGGGGTCGGAGGGTTCCAGCGACTGGTCGCCATCAAGCGGCTGCACCCGCATCTCGCATCCGAGAAAGAGTTCGTCGACATGTTCCTCGACGAGGCGAGGCTGGCGGCGGGTATCCACCACCCGAACGTGGTGCCCATCCTGGAGGTTGGCGCCAGTCCGCGCGGATACTACCTGGCAATGGAGTACATCGAGGGCGATACGCTGGCGCGGCTGTTGGCGCGAGCCGCGACCTCGGGTCAGCGCATTCCCGCCCCGATCGTCGTGCGCGTCGTGCTCGACATGCTGGCTGGGCTGCACGCGGCGCACGAGCTGAAGGACGAGATGGGGCAACCGACCGAGCTCGTGCACCGGGACGTGTCACCGCAGAACGTGCTCGTTGGGGGCGATGGGGTCTGCCGCATCACCGACTTCGGCGTGGCGCGGGCGGCGACGCGTCTCTCGGGCACGCGGGTCGGTCAGCTCAAGGGCAAAATCGCGTACATGGCGCCGGAGCAGGCGCTCGGGCAGGCCGACATCGATCGCCGCGCTGATGTTTTTGCGTCGGGCATCGTGCTCTGGGAGGTGCTGGCCGGACGCCGCCTGTTCAAGGCGGACAACGAGGCGGCGACGTTGTCGCGGGTACTCAACGATCCGATCTCGAACTTGCAAGCCGTGTGCCCCGACGTGGACCCCGAGCTGTCGGAGGTCGTGATGAAGGCGCTCGAGCGCGATCGCGAGAAGCGTTTTGCCACGGCGGCGCAGTTTGCCGACGCCATCGAACGCGTCGCGAGCCGAGCCGGCGTGCTGGCCTCGCCCAAAGAGCTCGCTGCCTACGTGGCCAGCGTGATCGGTGACGAGATTGCCCAGCAGCGGGATGCCGTACGAGCCTGGCTGGCTCGCAGTGAGCCGAGTCAGATCTCGGGTCTCGGATACGGACCCATCTCGTCCAGTGTGTCGAGCGCCGCCATGTTCGTGCCGGGGGGGGACATGACGCTTGCCGAACCCCGCTCCCTGAGTCACGTCACTCTCGTTGCTCCCCCGCCGCGCCCGGGGCGTACTGCGCTCTTCGTGGGCATCGGCGTGGCGGTCGCGCTCGTGCTCGGCGTCGGAGTGTTCTTCCTCGGCCGCTCGAGCCACGTCGAGGTGACCCAAGGTGCCGCTCCGCAGCCGACCGTAACGAGCCCCGTGGCCCCTCCCGAGCCGTCGGCCGCGGGCACGGCCGCGCCACCGGCGAGCGCGGAGCTGGCGCCGTCGGCAACCCCGTTGCCGAGCGCTTCTCAGGCGCCCGTGTCCAAGAAGCCAACGCCCGCCGTGAGCCAGAAGCCGGCCAACCCCTCGCACGCGCCGGGCCCTGGCGAAGAGCTCCCGAGCAACCCGTACCGCTGA
- a CDS encoding ribose-phosphate pyrophosphokinase, translated as MAVKRICIFTGNANPELAHEIAQVLGSPLGEARVSRFSDGETFCEVRENVRGLDTYVVQPTSSPVNDNVMELLILCDALRRASAASITAVIPYYGYARQDRKVAPRTPITSKLVADVLVTAGVNRVVCADLHAGQIQGFFNIPFDHLYALPVFLEDYFKHRFDENAVVVSPDAGGVERARAYSKRLGASLAIVDKRRERANVSEVMNIIGDVKDLDCIIIDDIIDTAGTLCNAAQALMDHGAKSVVACATHGVFSGPAIQRISESALTEVVVTNSIAPSDEARACKKIRVLSIGRLLGEAIRRIHNSDSVSSLFV; from the coding sequence GTGGCCGTCAAGCGAATTTGCATCTTCACCGGGAACGCGAATCCCGAACTGGCGCACGAGATCGCACAGGTCTTGGGTTCGCCGCTGGGCGAAGCCCGTGTTTCGCGCTTCAGCGACGGGGAGACGTTCTGCGAGGTGCGCGAGAACGTCCGCGGGCTCGACACCTACGTGGTGCAGCCGACGAGCTCACCGGTGAACGACAACGTGATGGAGCTGTTGATCCTGTGCGACGCGCTCCGCCGGGCATCAGCGGCCTCGATCACCGCCGTGATCCCCTATTACGGATACGCTCGTCAGGACCGCAAGGTCGCTCCGCGCACCCCCATCACCAGCAAGCTGGTGGCGGACGTGCTGGTGACCGCCGGTGTGAACCGGGTGGTCTGCGCCGATCTGCACGCCGGCCAGATCCAGGGGTTCTTCAACATCCCCTTCGACCACCTGTATGCGCTCCCGGTCTTTCTCGAGGACTACTTCAAACATCGGTTCGACGAGAACGCCGTGGTCGTCTCGCCCGACGCCGGCGGAGTCGAGCGTGCGCGGGCCTACAGCAAGCGCCTCGGCGCGTCCCTGGCCATCGTGGACAAACGTCGCGAGCGCGCCAACGTCAGTGAGGTGATGAACATCATCGGCGACGTCAAGGACCTCGACTGCATCATCATCGACGACATCATCGATACTGCGGGCACGCTGTGCAACGCCGCCCAGGCGCTCATGGACCACGGCGCCAAGAGTGTGGTGGCGTGTGCAACCCACGGAGTCTTCAGCGGTCCGGCCATTCAGCGAATTTCAGAGTCCGCTCTCACCGAGGTGGTCGTCACCAACTCCATCGCGCCCTCGGACGAGGCCCGCGCGTGCAAGAAGATCAGGGTGCTCAGCATCGGGCGCCTGCTCGGCGAAGCCATTCGCCGCATCCACAACAGTGACTCCGTCAGCTCACTCTTCGTGTGA
- a CDS encoding 50S ribosomal protein L25: MQLAKIPAVHRTSSGKNESRRMRNAGSIPAIAYGKGEPAVHIALSPKDLVGVLAQPLGRNSPIELDVEGKGKITVLLTEYQYHPVSRALLHADFLKIALDATVDVEVPLELTGKSKGVVEGGELRQVFRRVPVRCLPKDIPVKLVHDITELGLDESLPVSALALPAGVAVRLPAEQTVAAVATMKKVVEEETAATAAAVAGAAPAAGAAAPAAGAAAAKPEGKADKK; this comes from the coding sequence ATGCAGCTCGCCAAAATCCCCGCAGTCCACCGCACCTCGTCCGGCAAGAACGAATCGCGCCGTATGCGCAACGCCGGCTCCATCCCCGCCATCGCCTATGGCAAGGGTGAGCCCGCGGTCCATATCGCGCTGTCGCCCAAGGATCTGGTGGGAGTGCTCGCGCAGCCCCTGGGCAGGAACTCGCCCATCGAGCTCGACGTCGAGGGCAAGGGCAAGATCACCGTGCTCTTGACCGAGTATCAGTACCACCCGGTCTCACGCGCGCTGCTGCACGCCGACTTCCTCAAGATCGCACTGGACGCGACCGTGGACGTCGAGGTGCCCCTCGAGCTGACCGGCAAGTCCAAGGGTGTGGTCGAGGGCGGCGAGCTCCGGCAGGTCTTCCGCCGCGTGCCGGTCCGCTGTCTCCCCAAGGACATCCCCGTCAAGCTGGTGCACGACATCACCGAGCTCGGACTCGACGAGTCGCTGCCCGTCAGCGCCCTCGCGCTGCCGGCGGGCGTTGCCGTTCGGCTGCCGGCAGAGCAGACCGTCGCCGCGGTCGCCACCATGAAGAAGGTGGTCGAAGAGGAGACCGCGGCCACGGCGGCAGCAGTCGCTGGCGCAGCCCCGGCTGCTGGCGCAGCAGCGCCGGCCGCTGGCGCCGCGGCGGCCAAGCCCGAAGGCAAAGCCGACAAGAAGTGA
- a CDS encoding aminoacyl-tRNA hydrolase, with translation MMLVVGLGNPGPRYAETRHNVGFRVVERWVDAQRGGPWREKFFGRLAPLSLAGRSAVALLPQTFMNESGRSVQPAAAFYKVAPADVLVVHDELDLPFGELRLKQGGGDAGHRGLRSVTRDLGSPDYLRLRLGIGRPPPDFRGDVADFVLQAFAPHEQAALEEVLARSVEAISLLSNRDVPAAMNAINQRTPR, from the coding sequence TTGATGCTCGTGGTGGGGCTGGGCAACCCGGGTCCGCGCTACGCCGAGACGCGACACAACGTCGGCTTCCGGGTCGTCGAGCGCTGGGTCGACGCCCAGCGGGGTGGCCCCTGGCGCGAGAAGTTCTTCGGGCGCCTTGCTCCGCTGTCGCTGGCAGGGCGAAGCGCGGTGGCGCTCCTGCCGCAGACCTTCATGAACGAGTCGGGCCGCAGTGTGCAACCCGCCGCCGCCTTCTACAAAGTGGCGCCCGCCGACGTGCTGGTCGTGCACGACGAGCTCGATCTGCCCTTCGGTGAGCTGCGGCTCAAACAGGGTGGGGGAGATGCTGGACACCGGGGCCTCAGGTCGGTGACCCGGGACCTCGGCAGCCCGGATTATCTGCGGCTTCGCCTGGGGATTGGCCGCCCACCCCCCGATTTTCGCGGTGACGTAGCGGATTTCGTGTTACAGGCGTTCGCCCCTCACGAACAGGCGGCCCTCGAAGAGGTGCTCGCGCGGTCCGTCGAGGCGATTTCGCTCCTCTCGAACCGGGATGTTCCGGCCGCGATGAACGCGATCAATCAGCGCACACCGCGCTGA
- the rpsF gene encoding 30S ribosomal protein S6, whose translation MTETTTAGARAREYETIYIMRPAVAKEAAEKIAGRVEEVVGREGGKLTQVETWGRRALAYPVAKQRRGVYVYVKYMGGGALVSELERNLRMLDDVIKYQTVQTGGDTELAGVSVDPEAVKFEAIEAPGDDEQEYSLERELGLVDSPDAPSLRDDSYDEEAEALAAVGGDDEEDK comes from the coding sequence ATGACCGAGACAACGACCGCGGGCGCAAGAGCCCGCGAATACGAGACCATCTACATCATGCGACCGGCGGTGGCGAAAGAGGCCGCCGAGAAGATCGCAGGGCGCGTCGAAGAAGTGGTCGGCCGTGAGGGTGGCAAGCTGACTCAGGTCGAGACCTGGGGACGGCGAGCGCTCGCGTACCCCGTCGCCAAACAACGGCGCGGCGTGTACGTGTACGTCAAGTACATGGGCGGCGGCGCGCTCGTCAGCGAGCTCGAGCGGAACCTCCGCATGCTCGACGACGTGATCAAGTACCAGACCGTGCAGACCGGTGGTGACACCGAGCTGGCGGGCGTATCGGTGGATCCCGAGGCCGTGAAGTTCGAGGCCATCGAGGCGCCGGGCGACGACGAACAAGAGTACTCACTCGAGCGCGAGCTCGGGCTGGTCGACAGCCCCGACGCTCCCTCTCTGCGTGACGACAGCTACGACGAAGAGGCAGAAGCGCTCGCAGCAGTGGGCGGAGACGACGAGGAGGACAAATGA
- a CDS encoding 30S ribosomal protein S18 — protein sequence MKDKDRGSVPPPPGGEAAGAFRRARRRGCTYCSDEALKIDYKDPQALRYFVTERGKIVPRRISGACAKHQREIQVAVKRARNIALLPFTSN from the coding sequence ATGAAAGACAAGGACAGGGGCTCCGTCCCGCCGCCTCCCGGAGGCGAAGCCGCCGGCGCGTTCCGCCGTGCTCGCCGTCGTGGTTGCACCTACTGCTCCGACGAGGCGCTGAAGATCGACTACAAAGATCCGCAGGCGCTCCGCTATTTCGTGACCGAGCGTGGCAAGATCGTCCCGCGTCGGATCTCGGGTGCTTGTGCCAAGCATCAGCGCGAGATCCAGGTCGCGGTCAAACGCGCGCGCAACATCGCGCTCTTGCCGTTCACCTCCAACTGA
- a CDS encoding 50S ribosomal protein L9, whose protein sequence is MKVVLSQEVENLGVSGDVVRVRPGYARNFLIPRGLAIPATPSNLARVDDLKRAAASRAAKELTAAREIAKKIGNVSVKISRAVGDENKMFGSVTTRDIEEAFAKVGVEIDRKKLVLPEPLKLLGLHDVMLKLHSDVSVALKVEVVKES, encoded by the coding sequence ATCAAAGTCGTGCTCAGCCAAGAGGTGGAGAACCTCGGCGTGAGCGGTGACGTCGTGCGTGTCCGGCCGGGTTACGCGCGCAACTTCTTGATCCCTCGCGGGCTCGCGATCCCGGCGACGCCGTCGAACCTGGCCCGCGTGGACGACCTCAAGCGGGCCGCCGCATCGCGTGCCGCAAAAGAGCTGACCGCGGCTCGAGAGATCGCCAAGAAGATCGGCAACGTCAGCGTGAAGATCTCCCGCGCCGTCGGTGACGAGAACAAGATGTTCGGGTCCGTCACGACCCGCGACATCGAAGAAGCGTTCGCCAAGGTGGGCGTGGAGATCGATCGCAAGAAGCTGGTCTTGCCCGAGCCGCTCAAGTTGCTCGGACTGCACGACGTCATGCTCAAGCTTCACTCCGACGTGTCGGTGGCGCTGAAGGTGGAGGTCGTGAAAGAGAGCTGA
- the dnaB gene encoding replicative DNA helicase produces the protein MQHDRQRNRDLAQELKPMGGRVPPHDLDAEAAVLSAVLLAAEAFDRVQEVLLPEHFYADAHRRIFEGVLDLHSANKPVDLVTVAGWLRDRDRIGQVGGMEYLAQLSDATPAVAHVETHAKLIREKWRMRQLIATCQRFSAEGYSSSEEVQSFIDQAEQAVFDIARIQEGSSIVPVKDAIHQAFQIIAEAARRGGGITGTPTGFKQLDRKIAGLHPGDLYIVAGRPGMGKTSLVLNMAVNVAMPRRRVVDESSDAYTEGEIEEPGDGVAFFSLEMPREQLASRLLAVEARVDVSRIRSGEMRREDWNKLTDAAARLGRLPIWLDDTPGLTLLDLRAKIRRLQADVKRGEAPGGAKKIGLVCIDYLQLMQGRRDAASREQEISELSRGLKQLAKEMSVPVMALSQLNRSVETRTSKDKRPQLSDLRESGAIEQDADTICFIYRDEYYFKDSPDRGIAELIIAKQRNGPTGSVKVKFTSEFTRFDDLAPDEYEFDEADGFDVGAA, from the coding sequence ATGCAGCACGATCGACAGCGAAATCGGGATCTGGCTCAGGAGCTGAAGCCGATGGGGGGCCGGGTACCGCCCCACGACCTCGATGCCGAGGCCGCCGTGCTGTCCGCCGTGCTCTTGGCGGCCGAGGCCTTCGATCGGGTGCAGGAGGTGCTGCTCCCCGAGCATTTCTACGCGGATGCGCACCGTCGCATCTTCGAGGGGGTGCTCGACCTGCACAGCGCCAACAAACCCGTGGACCTGGTCACGGTGGCCGGGTGGCTCCGGGACCGCGACCGCATCGGTCAGGTCGGCGGCATGGAGTACCTGGCGCAGCTGTCCGACGCCACGCCCGCGGTCGCCCACGTCGAGACCCACGCCAAGCTCATCCGCGAGAAGTGGCGCATGCGCCAGCTGATCGCGACCTGCCAGCGCTTCTCCGCCGAGGGCTACTCTTCTTCGGAGGAAGTTCAGTCCTTCATCGATCAGGCCGAGCAGGCGGTGTTCGACATCGCCCGCATCCAAGAGGGCTCGTCCATCGTCCCGGTGAAAGACGCCATTCACCAGGCGTTTCAGATCATCGCCGAGGCCGCACGCCGGGGCGGGGGCATCACGGGCACACCGACCGGGTTCAAGCAGCTCGACCGCAAGATCGCGGGTCTGCACCCCGGCGACCTCTACATCGTCGCGGGGCGCCCCGGCATGGGCAAGACCTCGCTCGTGCTCAACATGGCGGTGAACGTCGCGATGCCGCGTCGCCGCGTGGTCGACGAGAGCTCCGACGCCTACACCGAGGGAGAGATCGAGGAGCCGGGGGACGGCGTTGCGTTCTTCTCGCTGGAAATGCCCCGCGAGCAGCTGGCCTCGCGTTTGCTCGCCGTCGAGGCACGGGTGGACGTGTCGCGCATCCGCAGCGGTGAGATGCGGCGGGAAGACTGGAACAAGCTCACGGACGCAGCGGCTCGGCTCGGGCGCCTGCCAATCTGGCTGGACGACACGCCGGGCCTCACGCTGCTCGATCTGCGCGCCAAGATCCGCCGGCTTCAGGCCGACGTAAAGCGTGGTGAGGCGCCGGGCGGGGCCAAGAAGATCGGGCTCGTCTGCATCGACTACCTGCAGCTCATGCAGGGTCGGCGAGATGCCGCCAGTCGCGAGCAGGAGATCAGCGAGCTGTCGCGTGGGCTCAAACAACTGGCAAAAGAGATGAGTGTCCCCGTGATGGCGCTTTCGCAGCTCAATCGCTCGGTGGAGACCCGGACCAGCAAGGACAAACGACCGCAGCTCAGTGATCTGCGCGAGTCGGGCGCCATCGAGCAGGACGCCGACACCATCTGTTTCATCTACCGCGACGAGTATTACTTCAAGGACAGCCCGGATCGGGGGATCGCAGAGCTCATCATCGCCAAACAGCGAAACGGTCCAACGGGGTCCGTGAAGGTGAAGTTCACCTCCGAGTTCACACGCTTCGACGACCTCGCGCCGGACGAGTACGAGTTCGACGAGGCGGATGGTTTCGACGTCGGGGCGGCCTGA
- the obgE gene encoding GTPase ObgE, which yields MRFLDECSLRVEAGDGGRGAVAFRREKFLPLGGPAGGDGGRGGDVVFVADSGLGTLYDLAHIRVIRASRGEPGGGKDMFGRSGPDSELRVPLGTIVLDVDRSEKLCELTRPDERFVVARGGKGGRGNKHFASSVERAPRRAEPGEPGEQKNLRLELKVMADVGLLGYPNVGKSTLISAVSRAHPKIADYPFTTLVPHLGVVSIGDHRGGLGKNFVVADIPGLIPGASQGAGLGIRFLKHVERTRVLLHLVTLSDEPDRSPIADYHVLRKELGAFNPEMLTRPEVVALTKSDLPDVREAYPELKAEFEKLGIALRMVSAPTHEGTTDLMRELAEHLML from the coding sequence ATGCGATTCTTGGACGAATGCTCGCTGCGCGTGGAGGCCGGCGACGGCGGACGCGGGGCCGTGGCCTTCCGCCGCGAGAAGTTCTTGCCGCTCGGGGGACCGGCGGGCGGCGATGGCGGTCGCGGGGGAGACGTGGTCTTCGTCGCCGACTCGGGCCTCGGCACACTCTACGATCTGGCCCACATCCGGGTGATCCGCGCGAGCCGCGGCGAGCCCGGCGGTGGCAAGGACATGTTCGGCCGCTCCGGTCCGGACTCCGAGCTTCGGGTTCCGCTCGGCACCATCGTGCTCGACGTCGACCGCAGCGAAAAACTGTGTGAGCTCACCCGACCGGACGAGCGCTTCGTGGTGGCGCGCGGGGGCAAGGGCGGTCGCGGCAACAAACATTTCGCCAGCAGCGTCGAGCGCGCGCCCCGCCGCGCCGAGCCGGGCGAACCCGGTGAGCAGAAGAATCTACGTCTCGAGCTCAAGGTCATGGCGGACGTCGGGCTGCTCGGCTACCCGAACGTGGGCAAGAGCACTCTGATCAGCGCCGTCAGCCGTGCCCACCCCAAGATTGCCGACTACCCCTTCACCACGCTGGTGCCCCACCTCGGTGTCGTGAGCATCGGTGATCACCGCGGCGGGCTCGGCAAGAACTTCGTGGTGGCGGACATCCCCGGACTGATCCCCGGCGCGAGCCAGGGCGCGGGTCTCGGCATTCGCTTCTTGAAGCACGTCGAACGCACGCGCGTGCTCTTGCATCTCGTCACCCTCTCGGACGAGCCGGATCGCTCCCCCATCGCGGACTACCACGTGCTGCGCAAGGAGCTCGGCGCGTTCAATCCCGAGATGCTCACGCGGCCCGAGGTCGTGGCGCTGACCAAGTCGGATCTACCCGACGTGCGGGAAGCCTACCCGGAGCTCAAGGCCGAGTTCGAGAAGCTCGGCATTGCGCTTCGCATGGTGAGCGCACCGACCCACGAAGGCACGACCGATTTGATGCGAGAGCTAGCCGAGCACCTGATGCTCTGA
- a CDS encoding J domain-containing protein, with product MRLPGRLSATTLGDLLGVMHRERLSGILELIEIEGAQAGRAHRVHLDAGLVAQVDSALGVPRVGEILKQQGFVGDEALRRLTRELTRAPGRRAGEVLLEGGQLSPQALGAALRRQLRQRLDALFTLPDAELRFHVRRATTERPIPLSPREFLHQRPRKRDRDGSRRPPVGTAPPTPGRDRARSQAFAVLGLAADAPRDSVQRAFRKLARAAHPDRHPAASSEERAELLKQFAALSAAYHLLVA from the coding sequence ATGCGGCTGCCTGGGCGCCTCTCGGCAACGACTCTGGGGGATCTCCTCGGTGTGATGCATCGCGAGCGGCTGTCCGGGATCCTGGAGCTGATCGAGATCGAGGGTGCACAAGCAGGTCGCGCGCATCGAGTGCACCTCGACGCGGGGCTCGTTGCGCAAGTGGATAGCGCGCTCGGTGTGCCGCGGGTTGGTGAGATCCTGAAGCAGCAGGGGTTCGTCGGCGACGAGGCGCTACGTCGCCTCACCCGCGAGCTCACGCGCGCTCCCGGCCGCCGTGCCGGGGAGGTCCTGCTCGAGGGCGGCCAGCTCTCACCCCAGGCGCTCGGTGCGGCCTTGCGACGCCAGCTGCGCCAGCGACTGGACGCATTGTTCACACTGCCGGACGCCGAGCTGAGGTTTCACGTTCGGCGCGCCACGACCGAGCGCCCTATCCCGCTCTCACCCCGGGAATTTCTGCATCAGCGGCCCCGCAAGCGCGATCGCGACGGCTCGCGGCGCCCGCCTGTGGGCACGGCGCCGCCCACCCCGGGCCGAGACCGAGCGCGCTCACAAGCCTTCGCGGTCCTCGGGCTCGCAGCCGACGCTCCACGCGACTCGGTGCAGCGCGCGTTCCGCAAGCTCGCCCGCGCTGCGCATCCCGATCGTCACCCCGCTGCCTCTAGCGAAGAGCGGGCCGAGCTGCTCAAACAATTCGCTGCGCTCAGCGCGGCGTACCACTTGCTCGTGGCCTGA
- a CDS encoding HAD-IA family hydrolase produces MWVVFDLDGTLVDSRLDIAHATNHALIRHGKSALPVEVISRFVGDGARPLLSRAAGLDEHAPELEALLADFLEFYTAHATDNTRPMPHALSVLELLGEELPLALCTNKPRVTTGRVLAGLRLGGFFRAVAAGDDLPQKKPDPAPLLGLMRRLNARPELTVMVGDGPQDIQCGRSAGARCVALTFGNTPVATLERERPDAVLDDLRALPRLLRKWRAQMG; encoded by the coding sequence ATGTGGGTGGTCTTTGATCTCGACGGCACGCTGGTCGACTCACGTCTGGACATTGCACACGCCACCAACCATGCGCTGATCCGCCACGGCAAGTCGGCCCTGCCCGTGGAGGTCATCAGCCGTTTTGTCGGCGATGGCGCACGGCCGCTACTCAGTCGCGCAGCCGGGCTCGACGAGCACGCTCCGGAGCTCGAGGCGCTGCTGGCGGATTTTCTGGAGTTCTACACGGCGCACGCCACCGACAACACACGGCCCATGCCCCACGCGCTCTCGGTGCTCGAGCTGCTCGGCGAGGAGCTGCCGCTGGCGCTGTGCACGAACAAACCGCGCGTGACGACCGGACGCGTGCTCGCAGGCCTACGCCTCGGCGGTTTCTTCCGGGCGGTCGCTGCGGGCGATGATCTGCCCCAGAAGAAGCCGGATCCCGCGCCGCTGCTCGGGCTGATGCGTCGTTTGAACGCACGACCGGAGCTGACCGTGATGGTAGGGGACGGCCCGCAGGACATCCAGTGTGGCAGAAGCGCAGGTGCCCGATGTGTGGCGCTCACCTTCGGCAACACACCCGTCGCCACTCTGGAGCGCGAGCGTCCCGACGCCGTGCTCGATGATCTTCGGGCGTTGCCGAGGTTGCTGCGCAAGTGGCGCGCGCAGATGGGTTGA